In Candidatus Polarisedimenticolia bacterium, the sequence GGGCATCAGGATCGTCCCGGAATGAGGTGAGACCATGCTGCAAGAATTTCCGATGTACGCCTACCTCCCCGCGCAGGATGTGAGCCGCGCACGCCAGTTCTACGAGCAGAAGATAGGCCTGAAGCCGAAGCAGGAGATCGCCGGCGGGGTGGTCTATGAGTTCGCCAGGGGCACCGCCTGCTTCCTGTATCCGACCGTGAACGCCGGGACCTCCAAGGCCAGCCAGGCTTACTGGCAGGTCAAGGACATCGAGCGTGTCGTCGACGATCTGAAAAGCCGCGGCGTGCAGTTCGAGAACTACGACATGCTGGGAATGAAGGGCGAGAACGGCATCTATACCGCCGGCGGCGCCCGGGCGGCCTGGTTCAAGGATACCGAAGGAAACATCCTGGCCCTGATCCAGGACAACCGCCCGGCCAGGTAGTCGGCTTAATCGCAGGGCGGCGGAAGCTCCCGGCTCTTAGTAGTTCAACGTAAGGGTTTGGCCCCAT encodes:
- a CDS encoding VOC family protein is translated as MLQEFPMYAYLPAQDVSRARQFYEQKIGLKPKQEIAGGVVYEFARGTACFLYPTVNAGTSKASQAYWQVKDIERVVDDLKSRGVQFENYDMLGMKGENGIYTAGGARAAWFKDTEGNILALIQDNRPAR